In Agromyces sp. 3263, a single genomic region encodes these proteins:
- a CDS encoding putative baseplate assembly protein, producing the protein MTLPAPNLDDRRFQDLVDDAKRLVALRCPEWTDHNVSDPGVTLIEAFAFMTDELLYRLNRVPDRMYLAFLDLLGVSLFPPTSATVDLVFWLAAPRPETVIVPARSDAGTPRTELAEPIIFTTIEELAIPPRSLIAVGTHPEGGEPWVGDARLGDETIDAFASSPTPGDALLFGLDDASGALAVSLRLDCAVRGVGVDPDDPPIVWEARTASGWQACDVVADGTGGLNKPGEVVLIVPRGHVASVIADVRAGWIRTRLVERDPDVPTYSASPVVRAAEARTVGGVAAAIHASTVDDEILGLSEGVPGQEFTLAVRPIVDDGAPFTVDVGAGGGWDEWTEVDDFADQAPDAKVVRVDRTRGVVSFPPAVREPDGSLRHFGAVPPKGAPLRVRRYRVGGGARGNVAPGTLSVLRTTVPFVRGVVNRGAAHDGVDGERIEEAKARGPLTLRTLDRAVTLDDYEQLARRAAPGVARVRAVAAKGDGEGQGVRLLVVPAAAIGPDGRVEFADLIPADEVLQVIADDLEPRRTVGARLSIEPPLYQGITVVAKLIARPRVAVEPLREQALATLYRYFDAARGGADGGGWPFGRPVLAGEVYSVLQSLPGTELVDEVLLFGADPVTGKRGEPTQRIDLDPDALVFGFEHRVRVTAGV; encoded by the coding sequence ATGACCCTGCCCGCCCCGAACCTCGACGACCGTCGCTTCCAGGACCTGGTCGACGACGCCAAGCGGCTCGTCGCCCTGCGCTGCCCCGAATGGACCGACCACAACGTCTCCGACCCCGGGGTCACGCTCATCGAGGCGTTCGCGTTCATGACCGACGAGCTGCTCTACCGGCTGAACCGCGTGCCCGACCGCATGTACCTCGCCTTCCTCGACCTGCTCGGGGTGTCGCTGTTCCCGCCGACGAGCGCGACCGTCGACCTCGTGTTCTGGCTCGCCGCCCCCCGTCCCGAGACGGTGATCGTGCCCGCGCGGAGCGACGCGGGCACGCCGCGCACCGAGCTCGCCGAGCCGATCATCTTCACCACGATCGAGGAGCTCGCGATCCCGCCGCGCTCGCTCATCGCCGTCGGCACGCACCCCGAGGGCGGCGAGCCCTGGGTCGGCGACGCACGGCTCGGCGACGAGACCATCGACGCGTTCGCCTCGTCGCCGACGCCCGGCGACGCGCTCCTGTTCGGGCTCGACGACGCGTCGGGCGCGCTCGCCGTGTCGCTCCGGCTCGACTGCGCCGTGCGCGGCGTCGGCGTCGACCCCGACGATCCGCCGATCGTCTGGGAGGCGAGGACGGCGTCCGGCTGGCAGGCCTGCGACGTCGTCGCCGACGGCACCGGCGGCCTCAACAAGCCCGGGGAGGTCGTGCTCATCGTGCCGCGTGGGCACGTGGCATCCGTCATCGCCGACGTGCGCGCCGGATGGATCCGCACCCGGCTCGTCGAGCGCGACCCCGACGTGCCGACGTACAGCGCGTCGCCAGTCGTGCGGGCGGCGGAGGCACGGACGGTCGGCGGGGTCGCCGCCGCCATCCACGCGTCGACCGTCGACGACGAGATCCTCGGCCTGTCGGAGGGCGTGCCCGGGCAGGAGTTCACCCTCGCCGTGCGGCCCATCGTCGATGACGGCGCGCCGTTCACCGTCGACGTGGGCGCCGGTGGCGGGTGGGACGAGTGGACCGAGGTCGACGACTTCGCCGACCAGGCGCCCGACGCGAAGGTCGTGCGGGTGGACCGCACCCGCGGAGTCGTGTCGTTCCCCCCCGCCGTGCGCGAGCCCGACGGGTCGCTGCGCCACTTCGGTGCGGTGCCGCCGAAGGGCGCGCCCCTGCGCGTGCGCCGCTATCGCGTGGGCGGGGGAGCCCGCGGCAACGTGGCGCCGGGCACGCTCTCGGTGCTGCGCACCACCGTTCCGTTCGTGCGGGGCGTGGTCAATCGCGGGGCGGCGCACGACGGCGTCGACGGCGAGCGCATCGAGGAGGCGAAGGCGCGCGGGCCGCTCACGCTGCGCACCCTCGACCGGGCGGTGACCCTCGACGACTACGAGCAGCTTGCCCGGCGTGCGGCGCCGGGTGTGGCCAGGGTCCGGGCGGTCGCCGCCAAAGGCGACGGCGAAGGGCAGGGGGTGCGGCTCCTGGTGGTGCCGGCCGCGGCGATCGGGCCCGACGGACGGGTGGAGTTCGCCGACCTCATCCCCGCCGACGAGGTGCTGCAGGTCATCGCCGACGACCTCGAGCCGCGGCGCACCGTCGGTGCCCGCCTCTCGATCGAACCGCCGCTCTACCAGGGCATCACCGTGGTCGCGAAGCTCATCGCCCGACCGCGGGTGGCGGTCGAGCCGCTGCGCGAGCAGGCGCTCGCGACCCTCTACCGGTACTTCGACGCGGCCCGGGGCGGCGCCGACGGCGGCGGCTGGCCGTTCGGGCGGCCCGTGCTCGCCGGCGAGGTCTACTCGGTGCTGCAGTCGCTGCCCGGCACCGAGCTCGTCGACGAGGTGCTGCTCTTCGGCGCCGACCCGGTCACCGG
- a CDS encoding GPW/gp25 family protein, with translation MSREFVGHGWAFPVHADATGRIALTSDEREIEESIRLILATAPGERPMRPEFGCAVHEYVFAPADASTAGAIGAAVRAALRYWEPRIEVGDVTVSLEGAGDGVLYIDVGYSILGTNDPRNLVFPFYVIPREPS, from the coding sequence ATGTCTCGTGAGTTCGTCGGACACGGCTGGGCGTTCCCCGTGCACGCCGATGCGACCGGCCGCATCGCCCTCACCTCGGACGAGCGCGAGATCGAGGAGAGCATCCGGCTCATCCTGGCCACCGCGCCCGGAGAGCGGCCCATGCGCCCGGAGTTCGGCTGCGCGGTGCACGAGTACGTCTTCGCGCCCGCCGACGCGTCGACGGCCGGGGCGATCGGCGCTGCGGTGCGGGCGGCCCTGCGCTACTGGGAGCCTCGCATCGAGGTCGGCGACGTGACCGTGTCGCTCGAGGGCGCCGGCGACGGCGTGCTCTACATCGACGTCGGGTACTCGATCCTCGGCACGAACGACCCCAGGAACCTCGTGTTCCCCTTCTACGTCATCCCACGGGAGCCCTCATGA
- a CDS encoding VgrG-related protein, which produces MSSVDTYTSLLLVAVDGSPLPPQVARQLLTGRITDTANLPDGFELEFTDTAGTVLTDGHFTIGASVVLTVSENGPQGPVRLLDGEVTAIDREDVAGALRTRVRGLDASHRLFRGRRVAAYLDSTPADIVRTVAGRANVPITRIEVAGSVMKHVTQDNVSDWVFLKRLADATGSTFSVVQGGLVFGPPSKADEAPAGAESARDDPVVIEHGMNTLSMQATVTSASQVPEVEVRGWDPVRKEAVVSTAPPKTRSVELPNVQPAKVAQAFTSPKYVSSDGDGVATAQDKLATSVADRIAGGFAEVEARIRGNSHIHSGTAVTLKGFGSPFDGRYTVTEATHEFSSDQGYVTTAVVSNASDRSLYGVANGGWSAGEDARMAGVVPALVSDNGDPEARGRVKLAFPFLSADYVSGWARTVQLGAGGKRGSLVLPEVGDEVLVAFEGGRFDRPFVVGGLYNGVDEPAEPWAGVVENGEVVHRSFTSRTGMAVRFTEKSGTETLELSTNGGAQRVTLTQTSQKGIEIIAEGPVTITAKQDATVSADNGALKLSGSTVEVKATGGVKIEGASLALKGTGSTEVEGGTLSLKGQGTAELSASGATTVRGAVVKIN; this is translated from the coding sequence GTGTCGTCGGTTGACACCTACACGAGCCTCCTGCTCGTCGCAGTCGACGGCAGCCCACTGCCGCCGCAGGTGGCGAGGCAGCTCCTGACCGGACGCATCACCGACACCGCGAACCTCCCCGACGGCTTCGAGCTGGAGTTCACCGACACCGCGGGCACCGTGCTCACCGACGGGCACTTCACGATCGGCGCGTCCGTCGTGCTCACCGTCTCGGAGAACGGCCCGCAGGGCCCCGTGCGGCTCCTCGACGGCGAGGTCACGGCGATCGACCGTGAGGACGTGGCCGGAGCGCTGCGCACGCGGGTGCGAGGGCTCGACGCGTCGCACCGTCTGTTCCGCGGCCGTCGCGTCGCTGCCTACCTCGACTCGACGCCGGCCGACATCGTGCGCACGGTGGCGGGGCGCGCGAACGTGCCGATCACGCGCATCGAGGTCGCCGGCAGCGTCATGAAGCACGTCACGCAGGACAACGTCAGCGACTGGGTGTTCCTGAAGCGGCTCGCGGATGCCACGGGCTCGACGTTCTCCGTCGTGCAGGGCGGCCTCGTGTTCGGCCCGCCCTCGAAGGCCGACGAGGCGCCCGCCGGCGCTGAGAGCGCGCGCGATGACCCCGTCGTCATCGAGCACGGCATGAACACACTGTCGATGCAGGCCACGGTGACCTCGGCGAGCCAGGTGCCCGAGGTCGAGGTCCGCGGATGGGATCCCGTGCGCAAGGAGGCGGTGGTGTCCACCGCGCCGCCGAAGACCCGCTCGGTCGAGCTGCCGAACGTGCAGCCGGCGAAGGTGGCGCAGGCGTTCACGAGCCCGAAGTACGTCAGCTCCGACGGCGACGGCGTCGCGACGGCACAGGACAAGCTCGCGACCTCCGTGGCCGACCGCATCGCGGGGGGCTTCGCCGAGGTCGAGGCGCGGATCCGGGGCAACTCGCACATCCACTCGGGCACCGCGGTCACGTTGAAGGGCTTCGGGTCGCCGTTCGACGGCCGCTACACGGTCACCGAGGCAACGCACGAGTTCTCGTCCGACCAGGGCTACGTCACCACCGCGGTCGTGAGCAACGCCTCCGACCGCTCGCTCTACGGCGTGGCGAACGGCGGGTGGTCGGCGGGGGAGGACGCGCGCATGGCCGGCGTGGTGCCGGCCCTCGTGAGCGACAACGGCGATCCCGAGGCGCGTGGTCGGGTGAAGCTCGCGTTCCCCTTCCTCTCGGCCGACTACGTCAGCGGCTGGGCCCGCACCGTGCAGCTCGGGGCCGGCGGCAAGCGCGGCAGCCTGGTGCTGCCGGAGGTGGGCGACGAGGTGCTCGTCGCGTTCGAGGGCGGACGCTTCGATCGGCCGTTCGTGGTCGGCGGGCTCTACAACGGGGTCGACGAGCCGGCCGAGCCGTGGGCCGGGGTTGTGGAGAACGGCGAGGTCGTGCACCGTTCCTTCACGTCGCGCACGGGTATGGCGGTCCGCTTCACCGAGAAATCCGGCACCGAGACCCTCGAGCTCTCGACGAACGGCGGGGCGCAGCGGGTCACGCTCACGCAGACGTCGCAGAAGGGCATCGAGATCATCGCCGAGGGGCCGGTGACGATCACGGCGAAGCAGGATGCCACGGTGTCGGCCGACAACGGCGCGCTGAAGCTCTCGGGGTCCACGGTCGAGGTGAAGGCGACCGGCGGCGTGAAGATCGAGGGCGCCTCGCTCGCCCTGAAGGGAACGGGGTCGACGGAGGTCGAGGGCGGCACCCTCAGCCTCAAGGGGCAGGGCACCGCCGAGCTGTCGGCGAGCGGCGCCACGACGGTCAGGGGCGCCGTCGTGAAGATCAACTGA
- a CDS encoding LysM peptidoglycan-binding domain-containing protein: MPVTKTEAASETLTHAELELREPGKTPGVPGAPIGTIAFQLNPKELTMTKTASWKSEKQKKATSAPPATYQGPEAQKLSVEMFFDDTRGGGGDSVVTRVDKLFTACAPTKDSQRGDTPSAPWVQFKWGVLVGFIGYIKSVSAKYTLFSPSGTPLRAVCTVALEEIAADPGKQNPTSGGLRPRRVHTIREGDTLAAIAYREYGNAALWRQVADVNGIDDPMRLVPGRSVFLPAAEELSGPSKRDVVRQEVARVVG; the protein is encoded by the coding sequence ATGCCCGTCACCAAGACCGAGGCCGCGAGCGAGACCCTCACGCACGCGGAGCTCGAGCTGCGCGAGCCCGGGAAGACCCCCGGCGTGCCGGGCGCGCCCATCGGCACGATCGCGTTCCAGCTCAACCCCAAAGAGCTCACGATGACGAAGACGGCGAGCTGGAAGTCGGAGAAGCAGAAGAAGGCGACCTCCGCTCCGCCGGCGACCTATCAGGGCCCCGAGGCGCAGAAGCTCAGCGTCGAGATGTTCTTCGACGACACGCGCGGGGGCGGCGGCGACTCGGTCGTGACGCGCGTCGACAAGCTCTTCACCGCCTGCGCGCCGACGAAGGACTCGCAGCGCGGCGACACCCCGTCGGCCCCGTGGGTGCAGTTCAAGTGGGGCGTGCTCGTCGGGTTCATCGGCTACATCAAGTCGGTCTCGGCGAAGTACACGCTGTTCTCGCCGAGCGGCACGCCCCTCCGCGCGGTCTGCACGGTCGCCCTCGAGGAGATCGCCGCGGACCCGGGAAAGCAGAACCCCACCTCGGGTGGCCTGCGACCCCGACGGGTGCACACCATCCGGGAGGGCGACACCCTCGCCGCCATCGCCTACCGCGAGTACGGGAACGCGGCGCTCTGGCGGCAGGTGGCCGACGTGAACGGCATCGACGACCCGATGCGGCTGGTGCCCGGGCGCAGCGTCTTCCTCCCCGCGGCCGAGGAACTCTCGGGGCCGTCGAAGCGCGACGTGGTGCGGCAGGAGGTGGCCCGTGTCGTCGGTTGA
- a CDS encoding phage tail protein, with protein sequence MIEDTDIAVGVSYVVKIDGESLGEFASCDGLGVEVVLESREEGGNNAYVWQLPTRLKFSNVKLSRPLGKGSSQPILGWIAKAPRIAPSQAEIQARNAEGKPIATWHLEQVIPVRWTGPSLTNDQPKVLTETLELAHHGIKADPPGN encoded by the coding sequence ATGATCGAGGACACCGATATCGCCGTCGGGGTGAGCTACGTCGTGAAGATCGACGGGGAGTCGCTCGGCGAGTTCGCGAGCTGCGACGGGCTCGGCGTCGAGGTCGTGCTCGAGTCGCGCGAGGAGGGCGGCAACAACGCCTACGTCTGGCAACTGCCCACCCGGCTGAAGTTCTCGAACGTGAAGCTGTCGCGGCCGCTCGGCAAGGGGAGCTCGCAGCCGATCCTCGGGTGGATCGCGAAGGCACCGCGGATCGCGCCCAGCCAGGCCGAGATCCAGGCGCGCAACGCCGAGGGCAAGCCGATCGCCACCTGGCACCTCGAGCAGGTCATCCCGGTGCGCTGGACCGGCCCCTCCCTCACGAACGACCAGCCCAAGGTGCTCACCGAGACCCTCGAGCTCGCCCACCACGGCATCAAGGCCGACCCGCCGGGGAACTGA
- a CDS encoding DUF6760 family protein yields the protein MTYSADRIHEEVAYVAYHFHWSLDDILDMEHAERLRYVHEIASINTRLSEER from the coding sequence ATGACGTACTCGGCCGACCGCATCCATGAGGAGGTCGCGTACGTCGCCTACCACTTCCACTGGTCGCTCGACGACATCCTCGACATGGAGCACGCGGAGCGCCTGCGCTACGTGCACGAGATCGCGTCGATCAACACGAGGCTCTCCGAGGAGCGCTGA
- a CDS encoding phage tail protein — MPLADTFDSSPAYAFKVIIDGIELPKVTEVSGLKNEVDKIELKQQLADGKYVARQLIGRAKTGEFTVTRGLTDSKTVTDWLGVVMKGDVKGARKTASVELLDYEGGTIKKYEFRNCWVRSVEVNSLKAGATEQATEKFTICFDESEVK; from the coding sequence ATGCCACTGGCCGATACCTTCGATTCCTCACCCGCCTACGCCTTCAAGGTCATCATCGACGGCATCGAGCTGCCGAAGGTGACGGAGGTCTCGGGGCTGAAGAACGAGGTCGACAAGATCGAACTCAAGCAGCAACTGGCCGACGGGAAGTACGTCGCGAGGCAGCTGATCGGTCGCGCGAAGACGGGGGAGTTCACCGTCACCCGCGGCCTCACCGACTCGAAGACGGTCACCGACTGGCTCGGCGTCGTCATGAAGGGCGACGTGAAGGGCGCACGCAAGACCGCGTCGGTCGAGCTCCTCGACTACGAGGGCGGCACCATCAAGAAGTACGAGTTCCGCAACTGCTGGGTGCGCAGCGTCGAGGTCAACTCGCTCAAGGCGGGCGCGACCGAGCAGGCCACCGAGAAGTTCACGATCTGCTTCGACGAGTCAGAGGTGAAGTGA
- a CDS encoding phage tail sheath subtilisin-like domain-containing protein has translation MPTYLSPGVYVQEIEAATRPIEGVGTAVAAFIGMAPKGPENSPTLVSNWTQFVDQFGGLYPGAYLAYSVYGYFLNGGGNCYVVRVGTGQQSSGGKGGKREQKAIASGPQTATIGNYVFTAKNASPNAKPISVEIADPGGEEPEDGVFKVVVTAEGRAPEVWEQVSPKPDHAAYVVTKVATESKLVTVEEVDAASAGVLPKPGRFDLAVPEPEEQPIVLEGVSAANYIGNAADRTGFSGLEEIEEVTMVVVPDLMAAYEQGAIDLETVKAVQLAVIAHCELMGDRVAILDPPPALNAQEIVAWRRTGAGYDSKFATLYYPWIKVLDPATGSNRFVPPSGYLAGIWARNDSERGVHKAPANEVVRGAIELQTQLTRTEQELLNPIGVNAIRAFPGRGIRVWGARTLSSDPAWRYVNIRRLFNYLEKSILGATQFAVFEPNDPALWGKLRRSISAFLINEWRKGALFGNTADEAFFVKCDEETNPAELIDVGQVVCQIGVAPVKPAEFVVFELSQFSGGTSLVAE, from the coding sequence ATGCCCACCTATCTCTCACCCGGTGTGTACGTGCAGGAGATCGAGGCCGCGACGCGCCCGATCGAGGGCGTCGGCACCGCGGTCGCAGCATTCATCGGGATGGCACCGAAAGGGCCTGAGAACTCGCCGACGCTCGTGTCCAATTGGACGCAGTTCGTCGACCAGTTCGGCGGGCTCTATCCGGGCGCCTATCTCGCGTACTCGGTGTACGGCTACTTCCTGAACGGCGGCGGCAACTGCTACGTCGTCCGCGTCGGCACGGGCCAGCAGAGCTCGGGCGGCAAGGGCGGCAAGCGGGAGCAGAAGGCCATCGCGTCGGGACCGCAGACCGCGACCATCGGCAACTACGTGTTCACGGCGAAGAACGCCTCGCCGAATGCGAAGCCGATCTCGGTGGAGATCGCCGATCCGGGCGGCGAGGAGCCGGAGGACGGCGTCTTCAAGGTCGTCGTCACGGCCGAGGGCCGCGCGCCCGAAGTGTGGGAGCAGGTCTCGCCGAAACCCGATCACGCCGCCTACGTCGTGACCAAGGTCGCCACGGAGTCGAAGCTGGTCACGGTCGAGGAGGTGGATGCGGCATCCGCCGGCGTCCTCCCGAAGCCGGGCCGGTTCGACCTGGCCGTGCCGGAGCCCGAGGAGCAGCCCATCGTGCTCGAGGGCGTCTCGGCGGCGAACTACATCGGCAACGCCGCCGACCGCACGGGCTTCAGCGGCCTCGAGGAGATCGAGGAGGTCACCATGGTGGTCGTCCCCGACCTCATGGCGGCCTACGAGCAGGGCGCCATCGACCTCGAGACCGTCAAGGCCGTGCAGCTCGCGGTCATCGCGCACTGCGAGCTCATGGGCGACCGCGTCGCCATCCTCGACCCGCCGCCGGCCCTGAACGCGCAGGAGATCGTCGCGTGGCGCCGCACCGGCGCCGGCTACGACTCGAAGTTCGCGACCCTCTACTACCCGTGGATCAAGGTGCTCGACCCGGCGACCGGAAGCAACCGCTTCGTGCCGCCGTCGGGGTACCTCGCGGGCATCTGGGCGCGCAACGACAGCGAGCGCGGCGTGCACAAGGCGCCGGCGAACGAGGTCGTGCGCGGCGCGATCGAGCTGCAGACGCAGCTGACGCGCACCGAGCAGGAGCTGCTCAACCCGATCGGCGTGAACGCCATCCGCGCGTTCCCCGGCCGCGGCATCCGGGTCTGGGGTGCCCGCACCCTCTCGAGCGACCCGGCCTGGCGGTACGTGAACATCCGCCGCCTCTTCAACTACCTGGAGAAGTCGATCCTGGGCGCCACGCAGTTCGCGGTGTTCGAGCCGAACGACCCCGCCCTCTGGGGCAAGCTGCGTCGCTCGATCTCGGCGTTCCTCATCAACGAGTGGCGCAAGGGCGCCCTGTTCGGCAACACCGCCGACGAGGCCTTCTTCGTCAAGTGCGACGAGGAGACGAACCCCGCCGAGCTCATCGACGTCGGCCAGGTCGTCTGCCAGATCGGCGTCGCCCCGGTGAAGCCCGCGGAGTTCGTGGTGTTCGAGCTCTCGCAGTTCTCGGGCGGCACGAGCCTGGTCGCCGAGTGA
- a CDS encoding DUF4157 domain-containing protein: MHAHDYDGVDLEVGRRGTDAAREGQATTHGLAERRADVLGPATMLRLQREAGNAAVSDLVEEQRSPVLDVVSSGGSPLEPAVRTDMESRLGHDFGDVRVHTDAAAHESARSVGAHAYTVGSNVVFQRDAYDPSSQAGRTTIAHELTHVVQQRSGPVEGTPTGSGVSVSDPGDRFERAAADNAARVMSEPAPVQRIDDGSGAGAPTVQREGDEEEEPVQGLWVQREEAEEEQEESAG, from the coding sequence ATGCACGCACATGACTACGACGGCGTCGACCTCGAGGTCGGACGCCGGGGAACGGATGCCGCCCGCGAGGGCCAGGCGACGACGCACGGGCTCGCCGAGCGCCGAGCCGACGTGCTCGGCCCGGCGACGATGCTGCGCCTGCAGCGAGAGGCGGGCAACGCGGCCGTGAGCGACCTCGTCGAGGAGCAGCGCTCGCCGGTGCTCGACGTCGTGTCGTCGGGCGGCTCGCCGCTCGAACCGGCGGTGCGAACGGACATGGAGTCGCGCCTCGGCCACGACTTCGGCGACGTGCGGGTGCACACGGATGCCGCGGCGCACGAGTCCGCGAGGTCGGTCGGCGCGCACGCCTACACGGTGGGCAGCAATGTCGTCTTCCAGCGCGACGCGTACGATCCGTCGTCGCAGGCGGGTCGGACGACCATCGCCCACGAGCTCACCCACGTCGTGCAGCAGCGGTCGGGCCCCGTCGAGGGCACCCCGACCGGCAGCGGCGTCAGCGTCAGCGATCCCGGCGACCGCTTCGAACGCGCCGCCGCCGACAACGCGGCCAGGGTCATGAGCGAACCGGCGCCCGTGCAGCGGATCGACGACGGCTCCGGCGCCGGAGCACCGACCGTGCAGCGCGAGGGCGACGAGGAGGAGGAGCCCGTGCAGGGGCTCTGGGTGCAGCGCGAAGAGGCCGAGGAGGAGCAGGAGGAGTCGGCCGGTTAG
- a CDS encoding AAA family ATPase, whose product MIDDPSIVHLLGRLGAIEDRIRRLVAARRAADPQPDDPFRGLYLSDEMVDRLLDGAPGVPDWSDASARLAACEQGADVAEAAGHPIRLRTLAAAFGLGPIDVDLLVIALAADLDPRFERFFGYLNDDVGRRRPSVSVALELCGVPLTSAADRARLISGPLVTGGLVIVEDPDRPLPGRAVRVPDRIVGHLLGDDTADRALDGVLREPVDLEWGDDARVRQALASGIRLVYLREPATGSGEAVAVRALHAEAPGALLVDLERLGGDADAVPLARLVAREARLRGFGLIASPVTTDTGRALIEALADSTQPTVFVGESTWDPAWHRDLPAMAEVEATTIDERTRLWRRSLGPMADGLDVSTATAQFRLRPEQVQRAASTARAQAALSTSGTITAADLAAGARAENASALDRLARRVAPRVGWSDLVLPAAPMNALREIELRARHREQVLGDWGMRPGGGRGHGVVALFAGDSGTGKTMSAEVVAGGLGLDLYVIDLSTVVDKYIGETEKNLERIFRAAAGTNAVLLFDEADAVFGKRSDVKDAHDRYANVESAYLLQRMETFDGLAILATNLRANIDEAFTRRLDVIVDFPMPDAAHRSRLWDQSLGSRVRRADDLDLEFLGRSFELAGGAIRAAAVTAAYLAASERGGVSMRHLVLGVHREYRKLGRLVVEREFGRYWAEVAGG is encoded by the coding sequence ATGATCGACGACCCCAGCATCGTGCACCTGCTGGGGCGGCTCGGCGCGATCGAGGACCGCATCCGGCGCCTGGTCGCCGCCCGTCGCGCGGCCGATCCCCAGCCCGACGACCCCTTCCGCGGGCTGTACCTCAGCGACGAGATGGTCGACCGGCTGCTCGACGGCGCGCCCGGCGTGCCCGACTGGTCGGATGCCTCGGCCCGCCTCGCGGCATGCGAGCAGGGCGCCGACGTGGCGGAGGCCGCCGGGCATCCGATCCGGCTTCGTACGCTCGCGGCGGCGTTCGGCCTCGGGCCCATCGACGTCGACCTGCTCGTCATCGCGCTGGCCGCCGACCTCGATCCGCGGTTCGAGCGGTTCTTCGGCTACCTGAACGACGACGTCGGGCGCCGTCGGCCCTCCGTCTCGGTCGCGCTCGAGCTCTGCGGGGTGCCGCTCACGAGCGCCGCCGACCGCGCACGGCTCATCTCGGGGCCGCTCGTGACGGGCGGGCTGGTGATCGTCGAGGACCCCGACCGGCCGCTGCCGGGGCGGGCCGTGCGCGTCCCCGACCGCATCGTCGGGCACCTCCTCGGCGACGACACCGCCGACCGTGCGCTCGACGGCGTGTTGCGCGAGCCCGTCGACCTCGAGTGGGGCGATGACGCGCGCGTGCGCCAGGCGCTCGCCTCCGGCATCCGCCTGGTGTACCTCCGCGAGCCGGCCACCGGATCGGGCGAGGCCGTCGCCGTGCGCGCGCTGCACGCCGAAGCGCCGGGCGCCCTGCTCGTCGACCTCGAGCGGCTCGGCGGCGATGCCGACGCCGTGCCGCTGGCCCGGCTCGTGGCGCGCGAGGCGCGACTGCGCGGGTTCGGCCTCATCGCCTCGCCGGTGACCACGGACACGGGCCGCGCGCTCATCGAGGCGCTCGCCGACTCGACCCAGCCGACGGTCTTCGTCGGCGAGTCCACCTGGGATCCGGCCTGGCATCGCGACCTGCCCGCGATGGCGGAGGTCGAGGCGACGACGATCGACGAGCGCACGCGGCTCTGGCGACGGTCGCTCGGCCCGATGGCCGACGGGCTCGACGTGTCGACGGCGACGGCGCAGTTCCGGTTGCGCCCCGAGCAGGTGCAGCGGGCCGCGTCGACGGCCCGTGCGCAGGCCGCACTGTCGACGTCGGGCACGATCACCGCCGCCGACCTCGCCGCAGGGGCCAGGGCGGAGAACGCCTCGGCGCTCGACCGGCTCGCCCGGCGCGTCGCCCCGCGGGTGGGCTGGTCCGACCTGGTGCTGCCGGCGGCGCCGATGAACGCCCTGCGCGAGATCGAGCTGCGCGCCCGGCACCGCGAGCAGGTGCTCGGCGACTGGGGCATGCGGCCCGGCGGCGGCCGCGGCCACGGCGTCGTGGCGCTCTTCGCCGGCGACTCGGGCACCGGCAAGACCATGTCGGCCGAGGTCGTCGCGGGCGGGCTCGGCCTCGACCTCTACGTCATCGACCTCTCGACCGTCGTCGACAAGTACATCGGCGAGACCGAGAAGAACCTCGAGCGCATCTTCCGCGCGGCCGCGGGCACCAATGCGGTGCTGCTCTTCGACGAGGCCGACGCGGTGTTCGGCAAGCGCAGCGACGTGAAGGACGCGCACGACCGCTACGCGAACGTCGAGAGCGCCTACCTGCTGCAGCGCATGGAGACGTTCGACGGCCTCGCGATCCTCGCGACGAACCTTCGCGCGAACATCGACGAGGCGTTCACGCGACGCCTCGACGTGATCGTCGACTTCCCGATGCCCGACGCTGCGCACCGCAGCCGGCTCTGGGACCAGAGCCTGGGCTCCCGCGTGCGGCGCGCCGACGACCTCGACCTGGAGTTCCTCGGGCGGTCGTTCGAGCTCGCGGGCGGCGCCATCAGGGCCGCGGCCGTCACGGCGGCCTACCTCGCGGCATCCGAACGCGGCGGCGTCTCGATGCGACACCTCGTGCTCGGCGTGCACCGGGAGTACCGCAAGCTCGGCCGCCTCGTCGTCGAGCGCGAGTTCGGCCGGTACTGGGCCGAGGTGGCGGGCGGATGA